The following are from one region of the Salminus brasiliensis chromosome 14, fSalBra1.hap2, whole genome shotgun sequence genome:
- the LOC140577108 gene encoding zinc finger BED domain-containing protein 4 isoform X1, with translation MDTFSVTMGRKGKVGFYAWRFKRHFTLQEERGNNLYVQCNLCLPTKNVLSTPKTSCSNLKKHLDRKHQAMYDEFLRKKDVKREAYASGTVQTYAPVRDTNRTATQSGAGSAKFDRTDPRQSLISETIAKMIIRDLQPVQIVENEGFRELLQLLEPRYIPEPSHYIQQQLLPAYAYQVQVSTKLALSGAESCSVTLDLWRSNAVSVSTTSGYMGVTCHFISADWQIKSVLLACLPLSNQTDTQRMLADFDEISHAHGISGKVFRIVLDPSACESRSAFRLPGFYLHGNGDVEDEEDDDSSDEETGTGMGKEAVSGEEEDNSVNQFLARCRIDCFARSLSQCVREGIRSSPQLSITLTKAACFYNYIIATVTPEKLAQVFSHVNGQGPSASDRHWNSQLKTMRQMLESVDFLEDIVDRNDLALNNVEKAMLRELVEVLEPFEEATDMVQGDKHVSISLALPSVLGLRKHLAEVITHQCTGIVTGLSQALDRRLAGILEDPLYVTATTLDPQFKLSWSSDRDWHKQVLLEEVGKHTQAASPPEASLDAQPSPSKRSRLFSFIKQRPTTQAKSMEQELSAYLLEEPTDEDPLQYWKRKSIDFPLLSQVAKKVFTVPATTTTVERIFSLVGKTLRPERCRPLPKNLETLIYLKANFSLLWS, from the exons ATGGATACGTTCTCGGTTACAATGGGGAGGAAAGGGAAGGTGGGCTTTTACGCATGGCGCTTTAAACGGCACTTCACGCTGCAAGAAGAACGTGGGAATAATCTTTACGTTCAGTGCAATTTATGTCTGCCTACAAAGAACGTGCTTTCGACTCCGAAAACGTCCTGCTCGAACCTGAAGAAACACCTGGAC CGCAAACATCAAGCAATGTACGATGAGTTTCTGAGGAAGAAAGACGTGAAAAGAGAAGCTTATGCTTCAGGGACAGTGCAGACCTATGCGCCTGTGAGAGACACGAACCGAACAGCTACTCAGAGCGGAGCGGGGTCGGCCAAGTTTGACCGCACTGATCCACGGCAGTCACTCATTTCCGAAACCATCGCTAAGATGATCATCCGAGATCTGCAGCCTGTGCAGATTGTGGAGAATGAGGGTTTCCGTGAGCTGCTTCAGCTCCTCGAGCCTCGATATATCCCAGAACCAAGCCATTACATACAGCAGCAGCTCCTTCCGGCCTACGCCTACCAAGTCCAGGTCTCGACCAAGCTGGCTCTGTCAGGAGCAGAGTCCTGCAGCGTAACCCTGGACCTGTGGAGGAGCAAcgctgtgtctgtcagcaccACTTCTGGCTACATGGGAGTGACATGCCATTTCATAAGCGCAGACTGGCAGATCAAATCCGTGCTGTTGGCATGTTTACCTCTGTCAAATCAAACTGACACGCAACGGATGCTCGCCGACTTTGACGAAATCTCCCATGCTCATGGCATCTCGGGTAAGGTGTTCCGTATAGTCCTCGACCCCTCTGCCTGTGAAAGTCGCTCTGCCTTCCGCTTGCCTGGTTTCTATCTCCATGGTAATGGTGATGTGGAGGACGAAGAAGATGACGATAGCAGCGATGAAGAGACCGGCACGGGGATGGGTAAAGAAGCTGTTAGTGGAGAAGAGGAGGACAACTCTGTAAACCAGTTCCTGGCTCGGTGTAGGATAGACTGTTTTGCCCGCTCACTGAGTCAGTGCGTTCGAGAAGGAATCCGTTCCTCCCCGCAGTTATCCATAACTCTCACCAAAGCAGCGTGCTTCTACAACTATATCATTGCTACGGTGACTCCTGAAAAACTGGCCCAAGTGTTCAGCCATGTAAACGGACAAGGCCCTTCGGCTTCAGACCGGCACTGGAACTCCCAGCTTAAGACAATGCGACAGATGCTTGAGTCGGTGGATTTCTTAGAAGACATAGTGGACAGAAACGATCTGGCCCTCAACAATGTTGAGAAAGCCATGCTGCGGGAGCTGGTTGAGGTCCTGGAGCCGTTCGAGGAGGCCACAGATATGGTCCAGGGTGACAAGCACGTATCCATCAGCCTCGCCCTCCCCAGCGTGCTGGGCCTGCGCAAGCACCTGGCAGAGGTCATCACTCACCAGTGCACAGGGATCGTAACAGGACTGTCTCAGGCACTGGACCGGAGACTGGCCGGCATCCTGGAGGATCCTCTATATGTGACAGCCACCACCTTGGACCCGCAGTTCAAGCTTTCCTGGAGCAGCGACCGTGACTGGCACAAGCAAGTTCTACTGGAGGAGGTGGGAAAACACACTCAGGCAGCGAGTCCACCGGAGGCCAGTTTGGACGCTCAGCCATCCCCATCCAAACGCAGCAGGCTGTTCTCCTTCATCAAGCAGAGGCCGACCACGCAGGCCAAGAGCATGGAGCAGGAGCTGTCCGCTTACCTCCTTGAGGAGCCCACAGATGAGGACCCGCTGCAGTATTGGAAGCGCAAGTCCATTGACTTCCCTCTGCTTTCACAAGTGGCCAAGAAAGTGTTTACAGTGCCagccacaacaacaacagtggAAAGGATATTCAGTCTGGTGGGGAAGACCCTTAGACCGGAGCGCTGCCGACCCCTTCCAAAGAACTTAGAGACACTGATTTACCTAAAGGCCAATTTTAGTTTACTGTGGTCGTAA
- the LOC140577108 gene encoding zinc finger BED domain-containing protein 4 isoform X3: MYDEFLRKKDVKREAYASGTVQTYAPVRDTNRTATQSGAGSAKFDRTDPRQSLISETIAKMIIRDLQPVQIVENEGFRELLQLLEPRYIPEPSHYIQQQLLPAYAYQVQVSTKLALSGAESCSVTLDLWRSNAVSVSTTSGYMGVTCHFISADWQIKSVLLACLPLSNQTDTQRMLADFDEISHAHGISGKVFRIVLDPSACESRSAFRLPGFYLHGNGDVEDEEDDDSSDEETGTGMGKEAVSGEEEDNSVNQFLARCRIDCFARSLSQCVREGIRSSPQLSITLTKAACFYNYIIATVTPEKLAQVFSHVNGQGPSASDRHWNSQLKTMRQMLESVDFLEDIVDRNDLALNNVEKAMLRELVEVLEPFEEATDMVQGDKHVSISLALPSVLGLRKHLAEVITHQCTGIVTGLSQALDRRLAGILEDPLYVTATTLDPQFKLSWSSDRDWHKQVLLEEVGKHTQAASPPEASLDAQPSPSKRSRLFSFIKQRPTTQAKSMEQELSAYLLEEPTDEDPLQYWKRKSIDFPLLSQVAKKVFTVPATTTTVERIFSLVGKTLRPERCRPLPKNLETLIYLKANFSLLWS, encoded by the coding sequence ATGTACGATGAGTTTCTGAGGAAGAAAGACGTGAAAAGAGAAGCTTATGCTTCAGGGACAGTGCAGACCTATGCGCCTGTGAGAGACACGAACCGAACAGCTACTCAGAGCGGAGCGGGGTCGGCCAAGTTTGACCGCACTGATCCACGGCAGTCACTCATTTCCGAAACCATCGCTAAGATGATCATCCGAGATCTGCAGCCTGTGCAGATTGTGGAGAATGAGGGTTTCCGTGAGCTGCTTCAGCTCCTCGAGCCTCGATATATCCCAGAACCAAGCCATTACATACAGCAGCAGCTCCTTCCGGCCTACGCCTACCAAGTCCAGGTCTCGACCAAGCTGGCTCTGTCAGGAGCAGAGTCCTGCAGCGTAACCCTGGACCTGTGGAGGAGCAAcgctgtgtctgtcagcaccACTTCTGGCTACATGGGAGTGACATGCCATTTCATAAGCGCAGACTGGCAGATCAAATCCGTGCTGTTGGCATGTTTACCTCTGTCAAATCAAACTGACACGCAACGGATGCTCGCCGACTTTGACGAAATCTCCCATGCTCATGGCATCTCGGGTAAGGTGTTCCGTATAGTCCTCGACCCCTCTGCCTGTGAAAGTCGCTCTGCCTTCCGCTTGCCTGGTTTCTATCTCCATGGTAATGGTGATGTGGAGGACGAAGAAGATGACGATAGCAGCGATGAAGAGACCGGCACGGGGATGGGTAAAGAAGCTGTTAGTGGAGAAGAGGAGGACAACTCTGTAAACCAGTTCCTGGCTCGGTGTAGGATAGACTGTTTTGCCCGCTCACTGAGTCAGTGCGTTCGAGAAGGAATCCGTTCCTCCCCGCAGTTATCCATAACTCTCACCAAAGCAGCGTGCTTCTACAACTATATCATTGCTACGGTGACTCCTGAAAAACTGGCCCAAGTGTTCAGCCATGTAAACGGACAAGGCCCTTCGGCTTCAGACCGGCACTGGAACTCCCAGCTTAAGACAATGCGACAGATGCTTGAGTCGGTGGATTTCTTAGAAGACATAGTGGACAGAAACGATCTGGCCCTCAACAATGTTGAGAAAGCCATGCTGCGGGAGCTGGTTGAGGTCCTGGAGCCGTTCGAGGAGGCCACAGATATGGTCCAGGGTGACAAGCACGTATCCATCAGCCTCGCCCTCCCCAGCGTGCTGGGCCTGCGCAAGCACCTGGCAGAGGTCATCACTCACCAGTGCACAGGGATCGTAACAGGACTGTCTCAGGCACTGGACCGGAGACTGGCCGGCATCCTGGAGGATCCTCTATATGTGACAGCCACCACCTTGGACCCGCAGTTCAAGCTTTCCTGGAGCAGCGACCGTGACTGGCACAAGCAAGTTCTACTGGAGGAGGTGGGAAAACACACTCAGGCAGCGAGTCCACCGGAGGCCAGTTTGGACGCTCAGCCATCCCCATCCAAACGCAGCAGGCTGTTCTCCTTCATCAAGCAGAGGCCGACCACGCAGGCCAAGAGCATGGAGCAGGAGCTGTCCGCTTACCTCCTTGAGGAGCCCACAGATGAGGACCCGCTGCAGTATTGGAAGCGCAAGTCCATTGACTTCCCTCTGCTTTCACAAGTGGCCAAGAAAGTGTTTACAGTGCCagccacaacaacaacagtggAAAGGATATTCAGTCTGGTGGGGAAGACCCTTAGACCGGAGCGCTGCCGACCCCTTCCAAAGAACTTAGAGACACTGATTTACCTAAAGGCCAATTTTAGTTTACTGTGGTCGTAA
- the LOC140577108 gene encoding zinc finger BED domain-containing protein 4 isoform X2, with amino-acid sequence MASNSRVSILDYFNIVFEGENGKIESNCKACGTRIQAKRTVTSNFVTHLKRKHQAMYDEFLRKKDVKREAYASGTVQTYAPVRDTNRTATQSGAGSAKFDRTDPRQSLISETIAKMIIRDLQPVQIVENEGFRELLQLLEPRYIPEPSHYIQQQLLPAYAYQVQVSTKLALSGAESCSVTLDLWRSNAVSVSTTSGYMGVTCHFISADWQIKSVLLACLPLSNQTDTQRMLADFDEISHAHGISGKVFRIVLDPSACESRSAFRLPGFYLHGNGDVEDEEDDDSSDEETGTGMGKEAVSGEEEDNSVNQFLARCRIDCFARSLSQCVREGIRSSPQLSITLTKAACFYNYIIATVTPEKLAQVFSHVNGQGPSASDRHWNSQLKTMRQMLESVDFLEDIVDRNDLALNNVEKAMLRELVEVLEPFEEATDMVQGDKHVSISLALPSVLGLRKHLAEVITHQCTGIVTGLSQALDRRLAGILEDPLYVTATTLDPQFKLSWSSDRDWHKQVLLEEVGKHTQAASPPEASLDAQPSPSKRSRLFSFIKQRPTTQAKSMEQELSAYLLEEPTDEDPLQYWKRKSIDFPLLSQVAKKVFTVPATTTTVERIFSLVGKTLRPERCRPLPKNLETLIYLKANFSLLWS; translated from the exons ATGGCGTCAAATTCTCGAGTCTCCATTCTGGATTACTTCAATATTGTCTTTGAGGGGGAAAATGGAAAAATCGAGTCGAACTGCAAAGCTTGTGGCACACGGATACAGGCCAAGCGGACAGTTACCTCTAACTTCGTTACACATTTAAAG CGCAAACATCAAGCAATGTACGATGAGTTTCTGAGGAAGAAAGACGTGAAAAGAGAAGCTTATGCTTCAGGGACAGTGCAGACCTATGCGCCTGTGAGAGACACGAACCGAACAGCTACTCAGAGCGGAGCGGGGTCGGCCAAGTTTGACCGCACTGATCCACGGCAGTCACTCATTTCCGAAACCATCGCTAAGATGATCATCCGAGATCTGCAGCCTGTGCAGATTGTGGAGAATGAGGGTTTCCGTGAGCTGCTTCAGCTCCTCGAGCCTCGATATATCCCAGAACCAAGCCATTACATACAGCAGCAGCTCCTTCCGGCCTACGCCTACCAAGTCCAGGTCTCGACCAAGCTGGCTCTGTCAGGAGCAGAGTCCTGCAGCGTAACCCTGGACCTGTGGAGGAGCAAcgctgtgtctgtcagcaccACTTCTGGCTACATGGGAGTGACATGCCATTTCATAAGCGCAGACTGGCAGATCAAATCCGTGCTGTTGGCATGTTTACCTCTGTCAAATCAAACTGACACGCAACGGATGCTCGCCGACTTTGACGAAATCTCCCATGCTCATGGCATCTCGGGTAAGGTGTTCCGTATAGTCCTCGACCCCTCTGCCTGTGAAAGTCGCTCTGCCTTCCGCTTGCCTGGTTTCTATCTCCATGGTAATGGTGATGTGGAGGACGAAGAAGATGACGATAGCAGCGATGAAGAGACCGGCACGGGGATGGGTAAAGAAGCTGTTAGTGGAGAAGAGGAGGACAACTCTGTAAACCAGTTCCTGGCTCGGTGTAGGATAGACTGTTTTGCCCGCTCACTGAGTCAGTGCGTTCGAGAAGGAATCCGTTCCTCCCCGCAGTTATCCATAACTCTCACCAAAGCAGCGTGCTTCTACAACTATATCATTGCTACGGTGACTCCTGAAAAACTGGCCCAAGTGTTCAGCCATGTAAACGGACAAGGCCCTTCGGCTTCAGACCGGCACTGGAACTCCCAGCTTAAGACAATGCGACAGATGCTTGAGTCGGTGGATTTCTTAGAAGACATAGTGGACAGAAACGATCTGGCCCTCAACAATGTTGAGAAAGCCATGCTGCGGGAGCTGGTTGAGGTCCTGGAGCCGTTCGAGGAGGCCACAGATATGGTCCAGGGTGACAAGCACGTATCCATCAGCCTCGCCCTCCCCAGCGTGCTGGGCCTGCGCAAGCACCTGGCAGAGGTCATCACTCACCAGTGCACAGGGATCGTAACAGGACTGTCTCAGGCACTGGACCGGAGACTGGCCGGCATCCTGGAGGATCCTCTATATGTGACAGCCACCACCTTGGACCCGCAGTTCAAGCTTTCCTGGAGCAGCGACCGTGACTGGCACAAGCAAGTTCTACTGGAGGAGGTGGGAAAACACACTCAGGCAGCGAGTCCACCGGAGGCCAGTTTGGACGCTCAGCCATCCCCATCCAAACGCAGCAGGCTGTTCTCCTTCATCAAGCAGAGGCCGACCACGCAGGCCAAGAGCATGGAGCAGGAGCTGTCCGCTTACCTCCTTGAGGAGCCCACAGATGAGGACCCGCTGCAGTATTGGAAGCGCAAGTCCATTGACTTCCCTCTGCTTTCACAAGTGGCCAAGAAAGTGTTTACAGTGCCagccacaacaacaacagtggAAAGGATATTCAGTCTGGTGGGGAAGACCCTTAGACCGGAGCGCTGCCGACCCCTTCCAAAGAACTTAGAGACACTGATTTACCTAAAGGCCAATTTTAGTTTACTGTGGTCGTAA
- the fkbpl gene encoding FK506-binding protein-like, with amino-acid sequence MATTTYKPGETAPEAPWISVSPAGLWEVQRRWTGERKQGDDTPLMGSVCKIRVCLKNHTDTDTPPTSQNEAEPEVTDDSDMQVTQHPRSQDSVLQVPLDQWVLLRMGEGQCDIVESCLEKMRAGESCEFTVKTHPEDPNPISREANGTQSRKTEEGEPFQRFSLHLHSFTPGQESWQMTPAEKWSWVQSNKQRGSQRFGKGDIWGAAQSYCCAVKLVITLKGHTRGNQRDRKEEDEGEDQDTATQDDNEEKEATGTQSCSHIPTAEEYRTMKAELHSNLSLCQLRLGQPMKARASSTKATALDPMSVKAWYRLGQACLQVGDFGEARKAFFKVLELQPDSASARTALKQVNAKAKEVDNKLGQRLSKMFS; translated from the exons ATGGCCACGACCACGTACAAACCAGGTGAAACCGCCCCTGAAGCTCCATGGATCTCAGTCAGCCCTGCTGGTCTGTGGGAGGTGCAAAGGAGATGGacaggagagagaaagcaaggaGACGACACCCCTCTAATGGGTTCTGTATGCAAAATCAGAGTGTGCCTCAAGAACCACACAGACACGGACACCCCACCTACGAGCCAAAATGAGGCAGAGCCTGAGGTCACTGATGATTCTGACATGCAGGTCACACAGCATCCTCGCTCCCAGGATTCAGTGCTGCAGGTGCCACTGGACCAGTGGGTCCTGTTGCGCATGGGAGAGGGGCAGTGTGACATTGTAGAGAGCTGCCTGGAGAAAATGAGAGCTGGAGAGAGCTGTGAG TTCACTGTAAAGACCCATCCAGAGGATCCCAACCCAATATCCAGGGAGGCTAATGGTACCCAGTCAAGAAAGACAGAAGAGGGGGAACCGTTTCAGCGTTTCTCTCTGCACCTCCACTCTTTCACTCCTGGGCAGGAGTCCTGGCAGATGACCCCTGCAGAAAAATGGTCCTGGGTGCAGTCTAATAAGCAGAGGGGCAGTCAGCGGTTCGGGAAGGGAGATATCTGGGGGGCAGCACAGTCCTACTGTTGTGCTGTTAAACTGGTCATCACTCTAAAAGGACATACCAGGGGAAACCAACGGGATCGGAAGGAGGAAGATGAAGGTGAGGACCAAGATACGGCAACACAAGATGATAATGAAGAGAAAGAGGCAACTGGCACCCAAAGCTGTTCGCACATCCCAACTGCGGAGGAGTACAGAACTATGAAAGCAGAACTCCACTCTAATCTGTCCCTGTGCCAACTCCGGCTAGGCCAGCCAATGAAGGCCAGGGCCAGCAGCACCAAAGCCACTGCGCTGGACCCAATGAGTGTTAAGGCCTGGTATCGGCTTGGCCAAGCCTGCCTGCAGGTAGGGGACTTTGGGGAAGCCCGTAAAGCCTTTTTCAAGGTTCTCGAACTCCAGCCGGATTCTGCTTCAGCCCGCACTGCCTTAAAACAAGTGAATGCAAAGGCGAAAGAAGTCGACAATAAGCTTGGTCAAAGGTTGAGTAAAATGTTCAGCTAG
- the ebp gene encoding 3-beta-hydroxysteroid-Delta(8),Delta(7)-isomerase produces the protein MSKAAVEANHPFWPRNLSIPNYVQNDRSMVEIVTFLFSVSGLFILVAWALTGQKVSGGRLSSWRRLALCWFTVCGFIHGVIEGWFALYYPIIPADQSFLSQLWKEYSKGDSRYVIADNFTVCMETVTACLWGPFSLWIVVAFLFNRPYRFILQLIVSLGQLYGAVLYFYTEHRDGYSHSEYGHPIYFWFYFVFMNVLWIVIPFILIVDSWRQLCTTQALSDKTHKHKSK, from the exons ATGTCAAAGGCAGCAGTTGAAGCAAACCACCCCTTCTGGCCCAGGAACCTGTCTATCCCAAACTACGTACAAAATGACCGTTCAATGGTTGAGATTGTCACATTCCTGTTCTCTGTGTCTGGGCTGTTCATCCTGGTAGCCTGGGCTCTGACAGGGCAGAAGGTGTCTGGAGGAAGGCTGAGCAGCTGGAGAAGGTTGGCTCTGTGCTGGTTTACAGTGTGCGGCTTTATCCATGGTGTCATTGAGGGCTGGTTTGCGCTCTACTATCCCATCATTCCAGCAGACCAGAGCTTCCTCTCCCAGCTCT GGAAGGAATATTCAAAAGGTGACAGCAGATATGTAAT AGCGGATAATTTCACTGTGTGCATGGAAACAGTGACTGCGTGTCTATGGGGACCTTTCAGTCTGTGGATCGTCGTGGCCTTTTTGTTCAATCGGCCCTACAGATTTATCTTGCAGCTAATTGTATCACTAG ggCAGCTTTATGGAGCAGTGCTTTATTTctacactgaacacagagaTGGCTACAGCCACAGCGAGTACGGCCACCCCATCTATTTCTGGTTCTACTTTGTGTTCATGAACGTCCTGTGGATTGTGATCCCCTTCATTCTTATTGTGGACTCCTGGCGTCAGCTATGTACCACTCAGGCCTTGtcagacaaaacacacaaacacaagtcCAAGTAG
- the vma22 gene encoding coiled-coil domain-containing protein 115 codes for MGLDPVSVHLDQQLLRFMDRLEILQEKRQKLNSLIEEGWFNISKARYSMGNKQVSALQYASEMEPLICVHSSLSEKGEVEFKCERTELKTEEQGPSGTVENIGPTEGGLRRRTNVKQKETSKEDTPEGQQEKEPQDSMKSEKSLCQHQDPLKWFGILVPQNLKQAQAAFKEVITLSAEMATLQSAILATRKEMQTQMKEKHKIQAGGKE; via the exons ATGGGCCTGGATCCCGTTTCTGTACATTTGGATCAGCAGCTGCTCCGCTTCATGGATCGGCTCGAAATCCTGCAAGAGAAAAGACAGAAGCTGAACTCACTCATAGAAGAG GGATGGTTTAACATTTCCAAGGCACGTTACTCGATGGGAAACAAGCAGGTCTCGGCTCTGCAGTACGCCAGCGAGATGGAACCGCTCATCTGCGTTCATTCCAG TCTTTCAGAAAAAGGTGAGGTGGAGTTCAAGTGTGAACGAACGGAGCTCAAAACAGAAGAACAGGGACCGAGTGGTACAGTAGAGAACATAGGACCAACAGAGGGAG GCCTTAGGAGGAGAACGAATGTCAAACAGAAAGAAACTAGTAAAGAGGACACCCCTGAGGGGCAGCAGGAAAAGGAACCTCAGGACAGCATGAAGAGCGAAAAATCATTGTGTCAGCATCAAGATCCACTGAAATGGTTTGGGATCCTTGTGCCACAGAATCTTAAGCAGGCTCAGGCTGCTTTTAAAGAAG TCATCACTCTGTCAGCAGAGATGGCAACCCTGCAGAGTGCCATTCTGGCCActagaaaggagatgcagactCAAATGAAGGAGAAACACAAGATTCAAGCTGGAGGGAAAGAAtag
- the apobec2b gene encoding C->U-editing enzyme APOBEC-2b, with amino-acid sequence MLKITLLRSPIHSSVLSSVMADKKPAGKVSMLKRKEKKAETKAEKDKKVETKAEKDKKVETKAEKDKKVETKAEKDKKVETKAEKDKKVETKAEKDKEKGKEKDEKMKNKPDEASEKPKVENEKPQGNGETAEGAQGGAEDGEFKYEPIELPPFEIIIGDRLNPSFFKFQFKNVEYSCGRNKTFLCYQVDILSNAGEPDGLRGYLEDEHTGTHAEEAFFQQVLPQYDKSLRYTVTWYTSSSPCAACASKLGEILRVRKTLRLNIHCSRLFLWEEPEVQAGLKALAQAGCKLRMMRPVDFTYVWSTFVENEEESFAPWEDCQDSYDYYDEKLTNILQ; translated from the exons ATGCTAAAAATCACACTGCTGCGTTCTCCAATACACAGCTCAGTCCTCAGCTCAGTCATGGCAGATAAAAAGCCTGCCGGCAAAGTAAGTAtgctgaaaagaaaagaaaagaaagcggAGACCAAGGCTGAAAAGGACAAAAAAGTGGAGACCAAGGCTGAAAAGGACAAAAAAGTGGAGACCAAGGCTGAAAAGGACAAAAAAGTGGAGACCAAGGCTGAGAAGGACAAAAAAGTGGAGACCAAGGCTGAGAAGGACAAAAAAGTGGAGACCAAGGCTgagaaggacaaagaaaaaggaaaagaaaaggatGAGAAGATGAAAAACAAGCCAGATGAGGCCTCAGAAAAACCAAAGGTAGAAAATGAGAAGCCACAGGGAAACGGGGAGACTGCCGAAGGGGCACAGGGGGGTGCTGAGGATGGAGAGTTCAAGTATGAGCCTATAGAGCTACCGCCATTTGAGATCATTATAGG AGATCGGCTCAACCCCTCCTTCTTCAAGTTCCAGTTCAAAAACGTGGAGTACTCCTGCGGCCGAAACAAGACCTTTCTATGCTATCAGGTGGACATTCTGAGTAACGCAGGAGAACCTGATGGGCTCCGTGGTTACCTGGAGGACGAGCACACTGGCACTCACGCTGAGGAGGCATTCTTTCAGCAGGTGCTACCCCAGTATGACAAATCACTGCGCTACACGGTCACCTGGTACACATCATCCAGTCCCTGTGCAGCATGTGCTAGCAAGCTGGGAGAGATCCTGAGAGTCCGCAAGACCCTCCGTCTCAACATCCACTGTTCCCGCCTTTTCCTGTGGGAGGAGCCAGAGGTGCAAGCAGGGTTAAAAGCACTGGCACAGGCAGGGTGCAAACTGAGGATGATGAGGCCAGTGGACTTCACCTATGTTTGGTCCACTTTTGTAGAGAACGAGGAAGAAAGTTTTGCACCCTGGGAGGACTGTCAAGATAGCTATGACTACTATGACGAGAAGCTCACCAACATTCTGCAGTAG